Within Sorghum bicolor cultivar BTx623 chromosome 2, Sorghum_bicolor_NCBIv3, whole genome shotgun sequence, the genomic segment TGGGGAGGGCTCGGCCCGACCCTCCGACACTACTGGGTGAGGGGGCTCCTCGAGCTCTACCCccgacgccttctccccctcttgGGGGCTCACGGGGGCTGGATCCTCGCGTGGGGCGCTGTCCTCGTCTTCCACAACGATGTGGGGGACGGGCTGCCCGCCCTCCGGCGCCTGGGTCCCCTCGGGGGCCTCCGACCCACCTCGGGCCATTGACCCCTCCGGGGCCTCGATCTCCCCGGCAGCAGGGActgcgtcgtcctcctccatcagctcatcgagcCAGTCGACGTCGCCCCccccgccctctatctccgagaccgaagtctcgggagacggaggcggggcgacccccgccttctcggcttcacgaTGACTTttggcggagatctcccgcCGCTCCGCTTTTCGCGCTGCTTTGTccttcttgtcctccttggccttcttctactcctcgttccgggcccgattcttggcccggattTCCTTGTCCTCTGGGATAGGGGGTGGGGAATCCTTGACAACCCCCATCCTCTGTGAACGATCAGGAGTCAAGGAAAAGGCAAGAAGAAAATGAGAAGAAGGCGCAAAAAATCCATACTTACCAGGGAAATGTAacccttttcagggcgcatcggcactACGCGGGAATTTTTCATCTCCGGGTGCGTCGTCTTCTCAACCCGGGCGGTGATGTCCGAGGCCGATATCGGCTCAGCCAACATCCTCGTCCCTGCCCAGGGGACCCcccgggtcatctcgaacatgggCACTCGCCGCTGCGCCAACGGAAGCAAACTCCTCTTATGGAAGGCGATTGCCACCGTCGCCGCGGTGACTTCGGCATCTCGCAACTTCTGAAGCCCCGCGAGAAGCGGGGCGAGCTTCTTATGCTCCTCGGACGGAGCGCCCCACGCCCACTTCATGGGAgcctccgtcaccatcttcccggtaTACTTTGGCAGCAAACCGCCgtcattccggaggtagaaccacccgctctgccacccccggttcgacgaCGGCATCGAACTCCAGATATACAATCCGGACCGctgctgacgaagctgcagcgtgcagccACCGGCCCGCAGAGGGATCTTCTCCTTCCCTATGTAGCGGGCCGACAtgtccgccttgaagaggtgaagccagaggttccagtTGACTGGAACCACCAGGAACCCCTCACAAACCGTGGTgaagacggcggcctgcatcaccgagtttgGGTTCAGGTTGTGTAACTCCACCTCGTAGTGGTGGAGGATGGCCCTGATCAGGCGGCCGGCCGGAaccccgaacccccggtctaagaacgacaggaagcacACCACATAGCCTgacggcgggtttggctccctgtcgttcgccgagggaACGATCCATTCCGAGAAACCGACGTCCTTGAGAGGGCGGAGAATCCCGGCCTTCACGcgcgcctccagcgcggacttggtcacattgttgggcggccacgcctcgacgccggccatggctcCGGGAGGAAGAGGAGAGTCTGCGCGGTGGAGGTGGAAGAGATGGCGGCAGATGAAGGGGGCAGGAGGCAGAGGTTTTGTGGCGCAGGAGCGAGAGGAAAGAAACCAGACCCACAGCggccgcttttatagaaggagGGGAGCCACGACCACGCCCCTGCGAGGAAGGCcaggcgagagagagagagagagcaaccgtcgcccactcaggtgaaaaaactcgaagcgccaactccctccgattcccgcgcccgccgcacgcacgcattaatttcgcaggcgaaacgtcccatccagccggggcgagacggcacggccgtttcgagtccccacgcgccgcgcctcaaaaggagcgccctgaaaagttatATCAGGAcggttccttccaggggacgTGGCGCCCGACCCCGCGCGGACCAAGTGTCACAGGAGGTCACCGTCAGGCGCAgttttccgtctcgcccgaccccatcaAGACCCCGAGCTGAAGTTGCAAAGTGGTCTCCCGTCGggcgcagattccgtctcgcccgaccctcaACACTACAAAACAAGTGTGAAGAAAGCCTTTTAAGgcccaaaatccccaggccatggccacctacgttccagaggttgcgagactgacctgcgaaacaggttcgaacagtcgccttaggatgactgagcgagggatgactggagatgagcacaatagaggccaaggtccgagcccaacagggagtcggcgcatctttgcaagtcatatccaagacccatgcgggtgtcacgtgagtgggatcccatcgagggaggcatcgagccctcggaacctaacgaacggttccgacatccactgtgactgccctcgggtactttttgagatgtgcccataaggccactagccgacccctatcgaacgggGCTCGGGCATCCACTCGGATCTACCCGCCTGTAGCTCCCCGGAAGCGTCGTCACTCGCCCaacgagggtagtacggcatgacccacccctcctccgagcgaaagggagaatgagggacgtaattacaagacgagaaagaacctgatcgaccctcgcggggaaagggctcgggggcttcctcgcaccatgggaacaggcactacgtgtaaagaacacgcaacctatcccttAAAACACTCCAGACTAAAGATGTCAAGGggtgaaagcctttgaaggaataacatcattcctccaaaaggctcgggggctacacccggcgggtgcgctcgcgcgcaccccccgGAGAAGAGTAAAAGGCTCCGAGTCGACTACAGCTCGTGGGGAAAGAACCTCTAaagaggtgacctcaccccttcagaggctcgggggctactgttgggtaccataataagggatacccaactCAGAGCAATGAAAAAACGCAAAGAAACGTACTAACcacaatcatcagggcctcggacgcaagtttcgactcgcccgacccctcagggcatcGGACGCaacttccgactcgcccgacccatcagggcctcggacgcaagttccgactcgcccgacccctcagggcctcggacgcaagttccgactcgcccggccCCTCAGGGCAtcagacgcaagttccgactcgcccgacccctcagggcctcgaacgcgagttccgactcgcccggcccctcagggcctcggacgcagtttctgactcgcccgaccccgtccaggctcgggcgtcggaccccactccgcctgggcagcaagacttccaccgcacggcgcccgtacccacgacatgaCAGACGCGACGGCTTCCATACcgcggcagggcaaggcgataactattccaaccaccctggtcactgtggccttacctctgtcactgTACATCCTTACCTCTTTCGCTGTAGCGTACTGTCGCACAGTAAAAAGGGAATGGGAGAGGTAAAATCAGCACCACTGTTTGGGGTCTTTTCCCACTAGTGACGGGATGTGCAGCAGTgctggcgatccgacccccgcgacccctacagggctcggtaaccctctacaggaacagccatgccgacaaccatccctcaaggacgagatggaccagcctcaatagggtcgggactgtggtttcACCATTCAATAAAAGACATCaactcatgtaaatacctggcCTTCCCTtgaagctataaaaggagagccgGGGTTCACAACTAAGGATAAGTTCAGAAGGTTCACACACGCAACATTCTTTCACAGAGCAGCAGCCCGCACTCTGTccacaccaagccgagacctgggacttagccctctctcgcaaccagcttgtaccccctactgcaagcacctttgggtgcaaggttatacagaatccacagccacactggacgtagggcgttcttggcccgaaccagtataaaccctctgtgtctcacttgcatcaccatccaagcttggtcagtcacgcagacttatacttgttagtgcctagaccgcgagtctagacgccgacacttatgtatttttatgtatattgtaatatcaatttcataaacctaaaacaaaaatactattatTCTAAAtcgataatatttttttacaaagacagaacattgaatattgtctctacttaataaaagaaaatattttatctttataagataaatattaattaataaaattttatctaaatatatccatgtgtgatcttgttttgaaggatttgttataagagaTTTAATAGTGCGAtaggaatttaatttatatctctggtttaggagttatgatttttttaattcattaaaacaattttgcatgtataggtgagtggggcctaggttgatgggatagcgtgTCATAGCGCAGTAAAAAAGACCACCAAAGGAATGGACGGGTCCTCTCTAAAATTTTTAattgtagagataaatattcattaataaaattttatctaaatatatccatgtgtgatatTGTTTCGAAgaatttgttataagaaatttagtGGTGCAAttagaatttaatttatatcttcagtttaagagttatgattttttttaattcgtTAAAACAATTTTGTATGCATGGATGAGTGGGGTCTAGATTGATGGAATAGTTTATTATGGCACAGTAAAAGGACgggttttagttgtagagactaagttaaaaccaaaaaatttcgcCCACTagaacaaaggccttgtttagttcaaaaaaatttgcaaaatttttcagatttcccgtcacatcgaatctttagacgcatgcatggagtattaaatatagatgaaaataaaaactaattgcacagtttggtcgaaattgacaagacgaatcttttaagcctagttagtccatgattggataatttttatcaaatacaaacgaaagtgctacagtgttcgattttgcaaaaaattttagaactaaaaaaGTCCAAAATGGGAACCGTCCAAACCCGCCTCCTATAAACTAACCAACGACCAACCTTCCTCAGGCGGTCAGGCGGGCCTCAAGTGACCCGGTAGGCAGTCCCCCAAGATTCCTTCTCGCGATCTCACTGCACGCCGCACCGCACCGCGCCAGCATCAgcatgggcggcggcggcggcggcggcctcggaCGCCGGCGGCACTTCGCCTacctgccgctgctgctgccgcttctcctgctcgccgtggccggtGCCGCCGcggggaaggagaaggagaagggcgcgtTCGGTAAGCTGCGGTTCCGGCGGGAGAGCGGAACGTTCAAGGTGGTGCAGGTGGCGGACATGCACTACGCGGACGGCCGGAGCACGGCCTGCGAGGACGTGCTCCCGTCCCAGGTGGCCGGCTGCACCGACCTCAACACCACCGCCTTCCTCTACCGCGTCTTCCGCGCCGAGGAGCCCGACCTCGTCGTCTTCACAGGTCCGTCGTCGTTCTTATCCAACCCCGTCCACACAAATTTTTAGTCAATTAAGTAATCAATCGATATGACTTATCCATCTCACTTTTCATCTGAATCCATATCGCTAGTGCATAGTGCTGGTAGTTTGGTATTTTGAACTAATCAGTTGGATAGAATATGTGGAAAGATTAGTCAGTCAGCGTGCGCGCGCGATGGCGATGAGACAGAGAGTTGTTTAGTTCATTGAAGTTGTTAAGGATCATGGTCGAGATCCCGTTCTGAAAAATTAAAAATATGTAAAGAGAAGTGTAGCTTCAGCTGCTTTGATTAGTTCAAAAAGGATGTCACGGGTTGCACAAGCGACAGCATGTGCGTGGCCTACCTGGAGCTTGTGTGCTTCGGACTGGATTCCAGGAATTCCGAATCAAGGGGCCCGGCGACGGGTACCATGCTATGACGAGTCAGTGAGGTCCCGGTTGTTGATTGGCCTTGGATGACGACGTTGGGCAATTGGCATGATGATGGATGCGTCCGTGAAGGCAATGAGCAATTTAGCACTGAATGGAGGTAATGCATCGGAGAACAATACAAATGTAGCCGCTTTTGTGACCATGTCTAGGTTACTGTAGTGTTTCGTCTTGTTGTTTGACGGACAATTATGGTTGATCTTTCCAAAGCTGCAGCTTTTGGAACCTTGGGTGTGGGAAGAACAGAAATTTAGCGAAGCGGTTGCTTTTTATATTGTGGTAAAATTATTCCTAAACCATGCACAACAGTGATGGGCATGTGTAGACCATGTGTAGGGTATTAATTTATGACAGTTTTATTGGGCAGGTGATAACATCTATGGTGCCAATTCAACTGATGCAGCCAAGTCTATGGATGCAGCAATTGCCCCAGCCATTGACATGAAACTTCCTTGGGCTGCTGTGATTGGGAACCATGACCAAGAAGGTACACTGTCACGTGAAGGTGTAATGCGTCATCTTGTCGGCATGAAAAACAGCCTTTCAAGCTTCAATCCGGAAGGAATTGAAATTGATGGTTACGGAAATTACAATTTGGAAGTTTCTGGAGTTGAAGGAACACCCATGGATGAAAAATCAGTGCTCAACCTGTATTTCCTAGACAGTGGTGACTATTCTACTGTACCATCAATCAATGGTTATGGTTGGATCAAGGCTTCGCAGCAAGTCTGGTTCCAACAAACATCTTCAAGTCTACAGGTTAACAACTTACTGACACTCTTTGGGGAAAATGTTCATCTTAGCCCATTGCTCTATGTTTTCCCTTTTTGCCTGGTACAACAAGCTCAAACAAATCAGGATTGTTGTTTGGAGATTATTTTCTTCACTTGTGAGCATCTGTTATCATTATAGAAACTATATCATAGTGCTAAATTAAATGAAATGGTGCATTGATTTGAGCGAGTATACTTAAAAGGTTCCTAAAACTATGGGTTGATGCCTTGATGAAATCAGTAATTGTACACTACTGTTGTAGTGCTGTACCAAGCTTAAATCTGCAAAAATGCTATATTTAATCCTTCTGAAGTCTCAAGTCAAGGACATGGGTTAATTTTGGTAATGCTATAGTTCACAAAACTGAACATATCTAAAATGCCAGATGGACCAGATTGGTACGAGCAGATTAAACTACAAATAATGTATTTACACTCGTTTCTGTACAGAAGATCATCATTGTTCTATGTTATCGATCACAATTGTTCTTGAAAATGCAGGCAAAGTATATGAATGAGAACCCGAAACAGAAGGAACCAGCACCTGGCCTTGTGTTCTTCCACATTCCACTACCAGAGTTCAGCAGTTTTACGGCAGCCAATTTCACAGGAGTAAAGCAGGAGGGTATCAGCTCAGCATCAATTAACTCTGGGTTCTTTGCCTCCATGGTGGAGGCTGGAGATGTAAGGGCTGCCTTTGTGGGACATGATCACATTAATGACTTCTGCGGGAAGCTCAATGGTATTCAACTCTGCTATGCTGGTGGATTTGGTTACCATGCTTATGGAAAGGCTGGGTGGTCAAGGAGAGCAAGGGTGGTGTCTGTGCAACTCGAGAAAACAGACAACGGTGAATGGCGAGGAGTCAAGTCCATCAAGACATGGAAGAGGCTTGATGATAAACATCTTAGCACAATTGACTCTGAGGTCCTCTGGAACAGAGGCTCTAATGGTAAGACACTCTCTTATGCCTGGATATGATGCTTAACTCAAGCCTGCCTTAGTAACTGTATAGTATGAGACTTGGTGCCGTCGGTGAATGATTCTCGTAAAAGGGGAAAAGTATCTAGGACAAGTGATATGATGTTTGATGTATGGTTTATTCCCCGATGACATGAACTTATTTTTTCTATGCAACAACTAAACTATGAATTGCCTGACAGGGAGGCGCAGGAAAAATCCTGGTGGTAGTTAACTTTTGATGCAGACGGGACTGGTGCTCTGAAAGGGATGTCTACATCAATGTGTATTGTTGTATGGTCAATTTACTATAGAATCGGAAAATGCAGAAGTGTGTACATGGGGGAGAAGATCATATACGGACACATACACGCAGGTTTCTGCTGTTGTATTTTTCCATGTTTACAAAATAAGTAATTGCAATTCAAGGCAGCTGTCAATTATTGCAAGTTTTCTCATATAGTATAGTGCAATGGTCAAAGGACGAGAATGCTATGTCGTTGTAGTCCCATCTCTCATGTATTGTTACTGGCACTGTCTTTCTACTGCAATTGAAACCTCAGAGTTACCACAATATCAATTTTTCATATAACTACTGAAGGTTCTTATATGCAATCAATTAAGAAGCTAACTGGTAAGAAATTGCCATCAGTACATCCGTTAACTCGGACTACTGATATCCTAGCTGGCATGGTATGTTCAGATGATGATGCTGAAATCAGGTAATGGGAAGCGTTCAACATTTGCATAGATTTGGCACTGAGACAGGAGCCAGCAGGGCTTGTTCGTCAATTTGTTTCAGTCACATCGGTAAGAGGGGTAAATGGTGTAGCCCATTGTTGTGATCAGCACTCTTTTGACGGATGTgtgttatttttaaaaaatgttATACATTATGCTTTTTTTCCTTATGAACTCATATGCTAACCCTGCTACTCCGCAATAATCTCTCCGCTCGGCTGTGATTGCTGCAGCTGTGACTGCAACTGCAGCAGCCACAAATATAAGGTCTGATTGGTTGCCTGTATTAGGCTTAGCCTTCATTAGTTCGTTGGTCTGAAAAGTCAcggctgaaagtactgttcgctgatttattatgagaggaaAACATTGTCgactgacaaaaaaaaaatacaggtTATAAAACAAGCGAACATAAATGCATACAGTGCCTTCTTATTTGATTGTCTTGTATAGACAAGTTAACATTATGTTTGTTTGTTTACATTTTTGTTCTATATAGTCATCTTAAATTTTGAGGTCtcatgtttctagtaaaggtagagaatgtgaaaaaaaaattattttatttttctgtgTCTACCGGCTTATACAAATCTGTATTGTCTGCGTTGACATGCTTTGAGAGCACTATGCAAATCTCCATAAGTCTCTGCAAgcaactaaggtcttgtttagttcatgaaaattttttaagtttagttcatgaaaatttttaagtttggttactgtagcactttcgtttgtatttaataattaggccttgtttagtttaaaaaaattggTTCGGGGTACTGTAACACCttcttttttatttggcaattattgttcaatcatagactaactagactcaaaagatttatttcacgatttataggcaaactgtgcaattagtttttgttttcgtctatatttaatgtttcatgcatgtgccgtaagttcgatgtgacggggaatcttgaaatttttttgattttttatgAACGAAACAAGACTTTATTATCTAaatatggattaactaggctcaaaagtatAAGCTTAACCCAGCTCCTTTGGTCCTGCATAGCCTCACCATCCTAGATGGGGCCTTTTTCTACCAAAGAGATCAGTACTGATCAGGCTGAAAAGCTCCTTGGGCTATGGCTACAAAGAGATCTCAAGACCCGAGGGGTACTCTCTCATGTAACCTTTTGACCTGCTGTTCGAACTTGGATATTCTTATACGGATTCGTTTCCttcaatttaggccttgtttagatgcaaaaagtttttggattttaacattgtagcattttcgtttttatttgataaacattgtctaattatggagtaactaggcttaaaagattcatctcgtgatttacagttaaactatgcaattagttattatttttatctatatttaatacttcatgcatgtgccgcaaaaattcaatatgacggagaatcttgtaaagttttaggtgtatctaaacaaggccttagccgaATCTGTGAAGAACCAGATGCCTTGGCTGCTGACTGAGATCTGAGGATGACTGTTGATCACGCCGAGCTAATTTCCACAGGTCCTTATAAACTGGTATGGTTCGTCTCTCTTGTCACAGTTTATTCTGAATAGATCTGACATTCAGCAATGAACTACAGCATCACCATTTCCTCTAGAGAACAATCATTTTGCTACGTTATGCTTCATTTCAGATATGACTTCCCGTATCTATTTACTGATTCAACAAACTGACGAATTGCAAAATCAGAGCAGGAAACAGAACTTCGTGGGTGAACATTACTATGCAACGAGCTCTGATTTCTGAAGATCTTCTCAATGAAAATGAACATACCATAAGCCACAGGGAGGAAACTAGACCACAACACATCCCATCCACAGATCTAAACACGAACATGTTACACAGCGCTAATGAACTCCCTACTTTCTAAGCCTTCTTGGGGGACTTGGCGGCCTTCTTTGGGGACTTGGCCTCCTTGCTGCCGCCGCTGGCCGccttctcggccaccttcttggGCAGGAGCACCGGGTTGATGTTGGGGAGGACGCCGCCGTGCGCGATGGTGACGCCGGCCAGCAGCTTCCCGAGCTCCTCGTCGTTGCGGATGGCCAGGAGCACGTGGCGCGGGATGATGCGCGTCTTCTTGTTGTCCCTCGCCGCGTTCCCGGCCAGCTCCAGCACCTCGGCGGCGAGGTACTCCAGGACGGCTGCGAGGTAGACGGGGGCGCCGGTGCCCACGCGCTGCGCGTACCGGCCCTTCTTGAGGTACCGACCGATGCGGCCGACGGGGAACTGCAGCCCGGCCTTGACGGACCGCGACACCGACTTCTTCCTGGGGCCGCCAGCCTTGCGCCCGGCCGCCCCCTTCTTCGCCTTGCCACCGGCTCCGCTGGCGTCCATggctgcttgctgctgctgcggtcGAGTGGAGAAAAATTTGGGGGCTCTGGGCGCGAGAAGTTGAGTGGTGGGAATGGTGGTGACTGGTGATGCCGCTCAACTGCGAAACGGGGGTGCATTTAAATGGCGTGGGATGGGGAGATGTGGTGGGCCCGTCGATCCGCGTGCGAGGAAAAGCGATAAGATCCCGGGGGATTTGGACGGCTGGATGGGGTTACAGCAAGACGATCCGCGGGAGGGATGGTTCAGCCAATCAGGTGCAAGCAAAAAAGCAGAACGGAACCGCGCGTCCGCGGCCTTGtttacacccaaaaaccaagatttaggattaaatataaacgaaaataaaaactaattatacagtttgcatgtaaattacgagacgaatcttttgatcctagttagtctataattggataatatttgccacaaacaaacgaaaatgctacagtagcgaaatccaaaaaaattcgcatctaaacaaggcccaagctaTTTTTTAGCAACAAAAATGTGAGAGTGGTAATACAAGTATAATTcagtatataaatatatatatactatactATCCCAAAATGACGATGTTGTTGAGGCCTCCATTTTTTTACTCCGATGTTGACCATTATACTCTCAACGAATATTTCTCATGAAATATGCTAGTGTAAATTCGCGACCAAAGTTTATACATTTTGACTCCACATGTTCTTATATGTCAATTTGCCATAGAGATAGAGGGAGTAATGTTGATGGAGCCAAACCATGAGTACTATACTTAATTAATATTTTCTAATCTAAAGGTAATCAATAGCTACTAGTTT encodes:
- the LOC8063306 gene encoding probable inactive purple acid phosphatase 29 produces the protein MGGGGGGGLGRRRHFAYLPLLLPLLLLAVAGAAAGKEKEKGAFGKLRFRRESGTFKVVQVADMHYADGRSTACEDVLPSQVAGCTDLNTTAFLYRVFRAEEPDLVVFTGDNIYGANSTDAAKSMDAAIAPAIDMKLPWAAVIGNHDQEGTLSREGVMRHLVGMKNSLSSFNPEGIEIDGYGNYNLEVSGVEGTPMDEKSVLNLYFLDSGDYSTVPSINGYGWIKASQQVWFQQTSSSLQAKYMNENPKQKEPAPGLVFFHIPLPEFSSFTAANFTGVKQEGISSASINSGFFASMVEAGDVRAAFVGHDHINDFCGKLNGIQLCYAGGFGYHAYGKAGWSRRARVVSVQLEKTDNGEWRGVKSIKTWKRLDDKHLSTIDSEVLWNRGSNGRRRKNPGGS
- the LOC8062086 gene encoding histone H2A codes for the protein MDASGAGGKAKKGAAGRKAGGPRKKSVSRSVKAGLQFPVGRIGRYLKKGRYAQRVGTGAPVYLAAVLEYLAAEVLELAGNAARDNKKTRIIPRHVLLAIRNDEELGKLLAGVTIAHGGVLPNINPVLLPKKVAEKAASGGSKEAKSPKKAAKSPKKA